The Oncorhynchus tshawytscha isolate Ot180627B linkage group LG08, Otsh_v2.0, whole genome shotgun sequence genome window below encodes:
- the cfap99 gene encoding cilia- and flagella-associated protein 99 yields MAQGYATLIKEATLLLDKFNADKQCVEEFTEDASKAIENLDALDKKFILDIVSGCIEQKKLLDVVINVFYAQSGKCLLKADRNQLAIICYFSMFLIDDLGLECFSKIVNSLDIKKMHKFLSFFFNITNLSTWIQGEWSQIYDAAYVERNWIAPLLRWHPEIDILMAQLASRMSRGSQFKKSTKKNTEPHEFSLTKPKARPLPAPEPIPLQEKHQLVPTSTYRVPKEKQVMEEVKQRNRQKAVQVLYEANTQQFKCANPQKSERTKSVMSQIVRSHDAQLKFDSLHTSGSPATHKLNNLPIRLNTTAILREGALYNRQVEEDLRRMEQLVEGAGEPSSFLQWQKEMRERDLQEELAQVERRRLEGRISYEEAALARTRIMERNQKTALLKKEETAKLMQRYANKRLQEEKEMRDLVQQVADGHKNSKAAKVKLQEFKQRIVKEVSEQSGELLRQALEEAQAELSRKFEIICQIRAIESVPLIRHKFVDETETAGHELLGEMSLAELRERLAMLRNAEQREHQYRRGRILEDKKSREQLLLEQLDTIALHRTALGQAAARRQEEKRARRELQQGVAEDERVVALQRRLEERQQERQRLKQGEKTKAKITEQSATHALKSWNHRKQKWRNNTGQIWSKDWSVRSSRKLLTLSPRRKILKV; encoded by the exons ATGGCACAAGGCTATGCAACACTTATCAAGGAAGCCACTCTGCTCCTGGACAAGTTCAATGCagacaaacagtgtgtggaggaATTTACAGAGGATGCTTCAAAGGCCATCGAG AACCTGGATGCCTTGGATAAGAAGTTTATACTGGATATCGTTTCTGGATGCATTGAGCAAAAAAAGTTATTGGATGTTGTCATCAACGTCTTTTATGCTCAGAGTGGGAAATGCTTACTGAAGGCTGATCGTAACCAGTTAGCCA TAATATGTTACTTCAGCATGTTCCTCATTGATGACCTTGGACTGGAGTGCTTCAGCAAGATTGTCAACTCTTTGGACATAAAAAAGATGCACAAA TTCCTGAGTTTCTTCTTCAACATCACAAACCTCAGTACCTGGATCCAGGGGGAGTGGAGTCAGATCTATGATGCTGCCTATGTGGAGAGGAACTGGATTGCCCCGCTGCTAAG GTGGCACCCTGAGATTGATATTCTGATGGCTCAGCTTGCATCCAGAATGTCTAGAGGGAGTCAGTTTAAAAAATCCACCAAGAAGAACACTGAGCCCCACGAATTTTCACTTACCAAACCCAAAGCTCGCCCCCTCCCTGCACCTGAGCCCATCCCCCTGCAGGAGAAACACCAGCTG GTACCAACCAGCACCTACAGAGTTCCAAAAGAGAAGCAGGTCATGGAGGAGGTCAAACAGAGGAACCGTCAGAAGGCAGTG CAAGTTCTGTATGAGGCCAACACTCAACAGTTCAAGTGTGCAAACCCACAAAAGTCTGAGCGCACCAAG AGTGTCATGTCCCAGATTGTACGAAGCCATGATGCCCAGCTCAAGTTTGATTCACTCCACACCTCTGGAAGCCCAGCCACCCATAAG CTTAACAACCTGCCCATCAGGCTCAACACCACGGCCATCCTGCGGGAGGGGGCTCTGTATAACCGTCAGGTGGAGGAGGATCTACGCAG GATGGAGCAACTTGTGGAGGGGGCGGGCGAGCCCTCCTCGTTCCTGCAGTGGCAGAAGGAGATGCGGGAGCGTGATCTCCAGGAAGAGCTGGCCCAGGTGGAGCGTCGCCGTCTGGAGGGTCGCATCAGCTACGAGGAGGCTGCTCTCGCCCGCACCCGCATCATGGAGCGCAACCAGAAGACTGCACTGCTAAAGAAGGAAGAG ACTGCCAAGCTGATGCAAAGATACGCAAACAAGCGGTTgcaggaggagaaagagatgagagaccTGGTGCAACAGGTAGCAGATGGACACAAAAACTCAAAAGCAGCTAAAGTGAAGTTGCAGGAGTTCAAACAGCGAATAG TAAAGGAAGTGTCGGAGCAGAGTGGGGAACTCCTTCGTCAGGCCCTGGAGGAAGCACAGGCAGAGCTGAGCAGGAAGTTTGAGATTATCTGTCAGATCCGGGCCATTGAGTCTGTCCCCCTCATCAGGCACAAGTTTGTGGATGAAACAGAG ACAGCAGGACATGAACTGCTTGGGGAGATGTCCCTGGCTGAGCTGCGGGAGCGTCTGGCCATGCTGAGGaatgcagagcagagagagcatcAGTACAGGAGGGGGCGCATTCTGGAGGACAAGAAAAGCAGGGAGCAGCTTTTGCTGGAGCAGCTGGACACCATCGCCCTCCACAGGACAGCCCTGGGACAGGCTGCTGCACGCAG gcaggaggagaagagagcaagGCGGGAGCTGCAGCAGGGAGTAGCCGAGGATGAGAGGGTGGTGGCTTTGCAGAGAAGGCTGGAGGAGAGGCAGCAGGAGCGCCAGAGGCTGAAGCAGGGTGAGAAAACCAAAGCCAAGATTACTGAGCAATCTGCCACTCATGCCCTCAAGAGCTGGAATCACAGGAAG caaaaATGGAGGAACAACACTGGGCAGATTTGGAGCAAAGATTGGAGTGTCAGGTCCAGCAGGAAGCTCCTAACACTCTCTCCCAGAAGAAAAATACTCAAGGTCTAG